Genomic window (Vigna unguiculata cultivar IT97K-499-35 chromosome 10, ASM411807v1, whole genome shotgun sequence):
TCTTAAGAAAATGATCTCTTTATTGtatgagataaaataaaaataaattaatattttcatttttttaaaattcagaaaaaaacaaacaaaaataaaagtgcTTATGAACTTAACTTCCACTTGTTACAAACACAGACAGCACCCCTAAATGTTATCTATAACGGATAGGATAGGAATAGCAAAACTGTGACTCTAAATTCTGCAGAGTCTGAGTCTTCGCCGGAAAATGGCTTCTGTGTTCCTCACAACCGCTACAACCGCCACAACCCCAACCTCTCTTTCCTTCACCTCATCCTccatttttctctcttcacaCCAATTCCACATTCACAAATTTAactttccaattctgcccctcaaatccaccaccaccacctccctCTCAATCTCCTGCAAGGCTTCTCCCATTCCCGTTCTTAATTTCTCCGGCGAGAAGGTCGGCGAGTCCTTCCTCGACCTGCGCTCCGCGCCGCCCTCAACCGCACGCGCCGTAGTCCACCGTGCCGTCGTCACTGACCTCCAGAACAAGCGCCGCGGGACGGCCTCCACGCTCACTCGCGCCGAGGTCAGCGGCGGAGGTCGGAAGCCCTACCCGCAGAAGAAGACCGGACGCGCGCGCCGTGGCTCCAACCGGACGCCGCTCCGGCCTGGTGGAGGCGTCATATTCGGGCCCAAGCCGCGCGACTGGAGCGTGAAGATTAACCGCAAGGAGAAGCGGCTCGCGATCTCCACCGCGGTGGCCAGCGCCGCGTCGAGCGCTGTCGTGGTGGAGGACTTCGGGGCGGAGTTCGCGGAAAAGCCAAGGACGAGAGAGTTCATAGCGGCGATGAAGCGGTGGGGGCTGGACCCGAAGGAGAAGGCGATGTTCCTGATGACGGAGGTGCCGGAGAACGTGAGGTTGTCGAGCAGGAACATTGGGACTCTGAAGATGCACACGCCCAGGACGCTGAATTTGTTCGACATTCTGGATGCGGAAAAGCTGGTTCTCACGCAGGGTGCGGTGGATTATTTGAACCAGAGGTATGGGGCTGATTACTTGGGGagtgatgatgaagatgaagaagaagaagatgattaTGAGGGTGGCGAAGAAGGTGTGGTGGATGGTGAAGAAGGTAAATCATTGGTATTATAAACCTGATGAATTATTCTTGTTAGTCCACATTAAAATAACCATTCACACAACAATATTTAGAGATCTTAGAGGTGTTTGTAGAGAAGTTCTCAAATATGCTTCAAGCTTGTATACAAGTCACTTTTAGCTTGTGGAGAAGTTATTTCCATTTCTTCTTCtaagattttcttttaagttttgaaaaaaatatagataaatgtAGCCAATGTGGTTTGTGTTAAGTTTGTGGAATGTCCAAAATCCTTGATACTACGCTGTGGACTGTTTTTTGAAACCTCAATAGTAGTGAATGATGATGAAGTAGTTGTTGTTGCTTGACTTGATTGCAGTTGCATAGTTGGTTTTAGTTTCCTATGATGGTTTAGAATAGCAGTTTGCAACCGCAACTGCTATTGCAATTTTTTAGGTTTATGCAACTGCATTGCGATCACAGTTGCAGATAAGGTTCTAGATTGTTGTCAAGGTTGCGGTTTTGTTGTGTTTCTCGATATCGTAGAAATTTTTGGACAAGTGGGACTGAAGTGTTTGAAATAGTGGTTGTTGAGACTCCATAGGTCTTGATGTTGCAAGTGTTATCGCGGTTGAggacttttttaaaatttaaaaccttgGTTGTATTGCATTTCTTCTGTCAGGGGATTGTGAAGAAAGTAATGGTTGATTTTATATCTGTTATAAATTATAGGGTAAGATGTGTTTGAAGTCTATTAATTTTCGGTTAAAATTAGTGAgttcttaaaattttcaaaataataataataatcagtCCTCACATTTTGATAGGTTAAGTTCACTACTCCCTCAAGTACTCAAAGTTCaataaagaatacaaaattcaccaattataaaaaaagtatgagAAACAAAAATCATTGTTCTTAAAATACATGGACCGAAACTAATGAAATTTGAGCGACTGGAAACACATTGtactttattataataatgaatgATGATGTTACTGGTGTTCTTTGGCTAGATTGTGATTACATAGTTggtcttggttttctatgatagTTTCAAATTGCTCTTTTGAGGTTTATGGTGCATTGCAACCATGGTTGCGGCCAAGGCTTTAAATTATGGTCAGTGTTCTACTTTATGAACAAATGCAGCTGATGTGGCTGCAATTGCACTTGTGTTGACCCCTGAAATCTGGATGTCGCAGTTGCAATTGTGACTGTTATTTTAAAACCTTGGCGCAGTAGCTGCATATCGGCTGCTGGTTTCCAAGGAAGTACGGAGACTTCAAACTGCATTTGTGTTGGACATGAATTCATGTTGGATGTTTCATGGACACTATGTCAATAGAGATGAGAATATCACCATTATTAGATAAGCTGTAGTAGTATTTCATTTTGTGTATAAAGTTCTCCACAAGTActtttaggaaaataaaataagaaggaaaaattaATGAACTTCATTtgatttgtgttttgtgttaattttatgtttgtgttATGGTCATGTCATATCTGTAGTTGGTTTCCCGTGGTGTTTTACCCCCTTCTAGTTGGATTGATATGATATATGTGGGAAACTCGGTTACTTGTGCTTGTATATTGTGAAGCATTTGATAAACCTGTTTGATGCCTGGCATGCCAACAATTTTGTGCCTATTGGAAACTGAGACTTATATTGCAGGCAATGTGAATTTTGCCACTATTGGTAATCATTTTATGTTGTGTGGTGTTCATGTTTCTGCATTTTTTATTGCTGAGAAGACTCtgatattgtttttaaaaatattctccTGGAAAAGTGTCTCACCTATATTTGAAGCCATTGCTCACCATTACTTGGATTCAAGTTACATTTTGTCTTTACAAAATTATCCTCTCGGGCCATTTAAAAGATTTGAAGTCAATGCATTTCAGTATAGTTGCTTAAATCTCAGTTTGATAGTCGTTCAGTCTTGAGGATGTTTGTACACGTTTCACTGCACATTCATTAATCAACCGAGGATCTACTTTATGTTACAAATAATGTTTGTAAAAAGAGCTAATGATGTGTCTGAGTGAAAGGTTTCTGACCTTATTTGCTTTATATTTGGGACAGGACCTGCCACAGAGGATAGTGATGTGGTGAATTGAGGATTTAAAGTCTTCTTTGTGCCATTTTATAGAGGAAATTGCTGATGCGGGGAATTGAAGGTCTAATGTCTTATTTGTACCAATTTATGTCTCTTCCCTTTCCATCTCGTAGGGATCCTTTATCCTGGTAATGGTAGCCTGTAAGGATATTTGCTTTTGCCCTATTTATAATCAAttgttttgtataattttttttgcatGCTGTTTCTCTCTTCCTtggaaattattttcttttaatagatTCTGTActgtttttttgtgttgttatctattgagtattaaaaatacactatattagtactttaaatatttttataatatattttaaaatgtcaaaattagtgGTAATCAATGTATTATAGAGTGGTAATCAATGTATTGTAGAGACACAAGAGAGAAACAACACAGGAAAATCTAATAGAGAATTCAAATATCCAAATTCCTTGCTTGTTTGTAGCTTGAAAAGTGGAAGCTTATATTATCCAAATCAATAAatgagaagagaagagaatggTTGGTCTAGGATAGTAAGAATGAGTTGGGTGAGAGAAAACTAGGAACCCAAATTTCACTTGGTTCAAACTTTTTAATTGTTGAGAAATATGTGATATTGATAGTTatttacttataaattaaatagaaattaagCAAATGTAGATGTAAAAATAAATCCTATATCCTAAgtcaatttataatttctttttatgtatacaattttaaaatttattttgtaatcatACACATggttattgaaataattatagtaataacaatagagataaaaaaaagtagggAATAGTATTCCTTATAATtgctttttttataaatgattacttttctttgatttattatttaccaatataattactatatttataaacattttaagtATTACATTTGTTGTTCacaaatcaataatttaaattatataaaacactcaccactattttttttttctatttttttctttactttttaatgAAACTTTccaaataaatattacaaaaataaattatttcaaaattataaatgctAATGTTGTTAACCATTTTTTCTTGTTTACGTATTTTCTAGATagttattacttaaaatatacttttgaaataattattttcaaaattattatattcaataattattttttaaataacattaaaaatatgttttgcaaataaattttttggaaaaactatttttaaaaatttaaaattgtaaattctCCTTCCttcagttttaaataataaaactttctATCAAAATTTGGAGTAATATTTTTAGTAAACTTACACTCGATCAAGTTTAGGAATCGATTTTCCAAAAATTGAATTATGAACTGTTACAATAGATCTTcctatttaagtaattattaaGCATGTATGCTATTGggtgaaataaagataaaaatttgttattttgaaaaagaaaaaaattacaatgagAGCTCTGGCAAAAGGGGAAACCAACACGAAGCtccaatttcaaaatttttccAATTAGATGCAAAGCAAAAGATTTTGACTATGTTCaagtcaaaattaataaataaattcataataaatgACAGTTTGCAATTGATTGATAGTGCAAAGCTGATTTGCATGGTCATGATATAtcctattttatgttttaaaagggacactaataaaaaaaaatatttgcttTAATTCATAACACCttaaaataaagggttaaatatatttttgtccctcaagtttcaatgaattttaaaattagtctctcttagaaactttatatcaatttagtcctttatctttagaaatgcgtggatttagtcattctttctaaattttattaagtttatttgacattttaaacacattgtatgataatatttgagttaacattaaagcaaaaatgtgtcaaacggtgtaaataattaaatactaggcttaaatagtcatttggtcctagttttggtcaacttttttcactttggtcatacttttgaaattgttttcaatttggtcataccTTTCGTTAAATGTTTTCAATTAAACCATTTTCCTTAACTCCGTCTAAATGGTTAACGGAATAGTGGCCAGCGTGGTTCTTTTCTGTGACGTGGAGCACTGTTCAGTGACGTGTCTGTTAATTTACTATGCTGACCATTTAATTGTAATTGCAAcatttagggtttaaggttaATTGAATGAGGTTTAGGGTTCTGTTTGTAGAATTGGGGATTTGTTCGTCGATTTGGGGATATCCTACAATTGCCCCTTCCAGATCAATTTCTGCCATCCAATATTGACGCTAATCTTTGAAGAATCGTTCGTGGAGGGTTGAAGGTGTTTATCGCAGAGGTAGGttttggtttagggtttgaTTTTTGCTGACTATTGTTTGGGATTAGTGTTAATGATTAAGGTTAATGATTAAGGTTAATGATTGCACACCACTATAATGTCTCTGCAATCGCAAATTGGTGGTGAGCCTGAAACCCTAGAACCACCATGGCATGAATTCCAAGTTCGGTGAACCCAGCTATTGCAAGAAGAGGAAGATGTCCCGCGAGACATTCCTATTCAGCTGAAGATGGATGGAAGACAACCAcatttcaaaatcacacaaacCCTAACTTTCAATTATAACATCTAGTTTATGCATACAGTGGAAACGAACACGTCACTGAACAACAATCCACGTCACAGAAAAAGACCACGCTGACCACTGTTCCGTTAACAATTTAGACGAAGTTAAGAAAAAGGAGttaattgaacaaatttaacgaaagataggaccaaattgaaaacaattttaaaagtaggaccaaagtaaaaaaagttgaccaaaactaggaccaaatgactatttaagcctaaatactatcatgaaatgtgcttgaaacgtcaaataaatttaataaaatttggttaaaaggactaaatttacgtattttttaaaatgaatgactaaatttgtcgaaagttttgaaaataaactaattttaaatttcactgaaacttgagaccaaaaacatatttaatcctaaaataaaaataaacaaaaatccgtttatatttatgaaaagtaaaaatataataacaaccaTACATTAATATACGATGATTAATTATGGCAATAATTAGGTCaaacttacttttttttacaagagcataacaatttaaatattttccaaTCAAAATAAACCATTGATTGGATATGATCTTATTTTCCTTGATATGAGATAAAGACATAACCAAACTTGCATTCTATTTTTTCCTTTGAGACCTATTTTCACAACCTTACTTTTTTGGATTCATGCATGTGTGTGATGTGTGTGTATTCAttcatcatatttatatttattaatagaaGTGTGTAGTGTGGTCCTACAATGCTGCCTTCATCATTCCCTTAGAGCTGTCAAATTCTCAACCTACTCCTACTTGCTTTCtacttttcatttcaaaattgtttttttttcttttttaaacataaaacttTCTTATGTGCTTATCCatccttttttttcattgttaaataatcttttgactttttcttttatgtacttTCATTACTACTTACTTTAACCTATatcaacacaaaaaataattaatattctcCTTTATTACATCACATCAcgtaattattattgttattttgtttctatatttataaCGATTCAATGTTCGTTCTTCATTTATATCTGATTGAATATggtctatatatttttttaaaaaaaagttcaatatGATTTCTTATATTAGATTAATGTTAGCGTTATTTCTCTCATTTTATCTCTAAGATTAgacaaataaataagtaaaaaagtGAAAGATTATATTAGCAATGTTTTG
Coding sequences:
- the LOC114166637 gene encoding 50S ribosomal protein L4, chloroplastic, whose translation is MASVFLTTATTATTPTSLSFTSSSIFLSSHQFHIHKFNFPILPLKSTTTTSLSISCKASPIPVLNFSGEKVGESFLDLRSAPPSTARAVVHRAVVTDLQNKRRGTASTLTRAEVSGGGRKPYPQKKTGRARRGSNRTPLRPGGGVIFGPKPRDWSVKINRKEKRLAISTAVASAASSAVVVEDFGAEFAEKPRTREFIAAMKRWGLDPKEKAMFLMTEVPENVRLSSRNIGTLKMHTPRTLNLFDILDAEKLVLTQGAVDYLNQRYGADYLGSDDEDEEEEDDYEGGEEGVVDGEEGPATEDSDVVN